The DNA region TTATCAAGTATGCAGGATTGATGGCTTACTTGACATAACGCTGGTTgcctttttcttaaaaaaaaaaaccttgtaaACACAGAAATCATTCGATGCTTCGAAAAGCAGGCATAATGGTTTTTCTACTGTTCACTTTATGGAGATGTGGACAAACAGGTTCTTTTTTCCTTCATGTGAACAAACAAGCAACCAAGGTTATATTATATAGCCTTCAAAAAGGCAAATTTGTTTTCAACCTTGTCTCAACTCAAccaccatgtttttttttccggcACCAATTTACTTTTTCTTCGTCATAGATGTGTAGTTTCTTTTTCCTGGTTGTTACAGATGTttgactttttcttcttcaaagaatCAATTACTGAAAAGTGAAAATGTCCATCAGACTGACAAACATAGAATGTTAAAGGAAGAAAATTATAGCGTTGCACGACAAATAGACAACAGGCACATGCTCAAAGTTAATTAGCTAAATATTAGCAATCTTGAAATTACAAACACAATAACAATCAGTACTTATTCTTTGTTGCAAATAAACCTTGATAGAGTACTGAACTTTACTTACCTCGTGTTATTTCTTTTGAATGAATCAGCTAGTGCTGCGTAATAGAACTTGCATAGAGATAAAGATCCGAGTGAGTAGACCATTGTTGTGTAAAGTTACTCTAATGATTTTGGTACAACTGCAATTGATTACTACTATAAGTTCACTTGAAAGGGTAAATGTGATGGAAAAAGGGGTGGAGACGCAAAGGAAGGTGCCATAGACAAAATAGAGAGAAACTGAAAGTTAGAAAAAGGATGGTGATGAAGGTGGTAGTTGGAAAAGGAGGTAAAGGCAGTGGCTAGAGGTGGAAGAAGagaggtggaggtggtggtggtggtgaggaAGGAAAAAGGTGGGAAAAAAAACACCTCCCTATGGAGAGAAAAAACCCCACCTAATAAAGTGCAAAGAAAACTCTCCTaaggagataaaataaaaaggggGGATGCTGCTGTTTTATGATTGGATACGTTGTGTATGGGGTTGGCCTTGGATTGCAAATTATTTTCCTAAGAGAGATACTATTTGCACCTCCCTTTGTCTACTCTTCACACCctctatcttcttcttcttttttttttttttactttttgaaatATTCAAACCACTCCACCTTTACCCTCCTCCTATCCCTTTCAACCTTAGCATGTTTTTGCTAGGTCCCAAAATGTGTAAAAACTATTCATATGATTGGAAAATGTTACTTATCTGGATTGCATAAGGAATGGTGTTTTAAAGTGGGTAAGGATAAAATACATAATCTcaatcatcaacaaaaaaaaatgaataaataatatttactacttttataatttgttatatataattaatattaattattgattttctaATGACttaaatgattttgttttattatctaACTAAATTACCTGGAGGAACCGAATATAAAAAAGATGATACCAATCTTATACTCGAATATATATACCCCAGGTATCGGCTACGTACAGATGCGGCAAATTCACTACTAgtggttttttctttttttcttaccaGCATTCGAACCGGTGTCATATGAAATTGTCATACACACCAGGAATGCCAGTCTACCAGAGGTATTTAATGATATGTTAAGTTAATTGTGGCgtatttactttcatttttgtcTTGCATATAATTTGATGGTGTGGAGTTGTATTGAGAAGGGGTAGTCGCACAGCAATTGTGTCACTATCAGATATTGCACGTACTcttttgaaaggaaagaaacTAGTTGACGGTTTCCTTTTTAGTGGAAACTTTATTTAGACGTTGGTGAAGGAATCTCTTGAGCTAGCGAAGACCTAGGGAGATTTTAGCATTTGACTACTTTTTTGGGACATTCTCTCTGCTTTAACCTTTGGCTTATGCAAAATTGTAGTTGATTTCTTCATTATGAATCTCATTCCAAACCTAAAAGCTGATTACAACTCAACTATGTTCAAGAGAAACAAATTAGTGGTGCTAAGCTTCCTTACCATTCGTtcagacatttttttttctaattggaAAAGGGAAGGGGGGGAGTAggcaaagttaaaaaatttgtcACCACAAACAAGTCCCAATTTCTATTAGAAGGCAAACAAAGAGAAACGTGTAAAGAATGTGGTTAATTAGAGGGCAACTTCAATTCACTATAAACTTATATCTAAGTTTTGTTCGGGTAGAATAGATGAACAGTGAGCAATTTCCTTTTGGGGCAGGATAGTATTAACGCACACTTTTATGATGACCAAATTGACCATAGCTGGATTCTCCACTCCAGCCAAATAAAAGGGTTCTCTAATTAACTTTTCAGTTTTTCCAGTCTTACCCCAGACAAAAGTTCCGTCGTCAATAACATGGGCTTTTTTTCTTGTCTGccagatcatatatatatatatactataaaaCTTGGCATGTCCACTATGGTGTCATTCGTGTGCAAGGCAAAACAATTGCACTgccattttgtttttgtttttcattgctAATCAAATGTTAGAAAAATATTCCAAAGGACATGGACCGATCAGTGGAACCTTCGATGTACCAATCAGAACACATTTCTTAGATTAAACAAAGGGTCAGTGGACAACTTTACCAAGCATGCATCCCTAGGAATAAAATTCTTTTAGGGTCACCTCGAATAGGGTTAGGCTAAGGGAAAAACAAGTGGCTAATCATCTAGTTATAATCTATAGCATTGCAATGATAGGATGTTGAAGAGGTGCTTGCTGGTCAAAAGTGGGCGTTTGGAATCATTTGGGTGCATaagatcataaattttattagcatAATTTCTCTTGCTGCTCTGCCCATTAAGGGCATTGTCTCCCTCTATCTTCTATCACTTTCTTATCATAATAGGAAGCTAGTTAGTTTATGATTATTTAACTGTGAGGGATTGTGAGACCACATCCAAAAAGCCATTAGGGTAGTTGTGGATTGAAGAGATGCGGTCTTAATTCcagtcttatttttttcctcatGTCTTGTATTGGATGCTTTTTGTTTCCTCTGGTTCCTGTTTTTGACCTTTTAATCGAATGAtggaaattatgattttttttgtatagcTAGGATTAACCATACATCATTTATTTAGAAAACCTCCATTTCTATTCCTCGAAATTGTGTGATGAATGATCATTTTATGAAATGGTACAAGAAAGTTGAAAAATATGATGAATGTAGAGTTATGAAATGAAACATGTAATTGTACCCTTTACAATCAGAAGCATCTGTTTTTCTCTGGTACTATTACATTAATGAAATGCCATTCTTTAGGAAGAGAATATATCAAAATATCTGCATCTACTCACGGTACGTGTTGTTATGTCTTGATGATTTTCTTCTTTCCAAATTTTCATTATAAAGTAACACTGTGGCGGCATCCGGTACACATATATAGGAGCTTTCTACTATTTTTCACATACATATTGTATCTAATGTCTATGTTTGTGAGCATTGCTGCCAAAATGGCTGCTTAACACGTTACCCACTTTATGCCAGCCGTAtatggcattttttttttcataatcgcGGCACAATAATTCAGGCATTCTTTAATTGGCAATCAATTTGTGTCTTTATGCCCTGAAGagcaaaagtgaaaaaataatataaaggaATCTTTgccctattattattattattattattattattattattattattattattattattattacaaaatatgtGCATCTTTCACACAAAACAATATCACTcagttgagtattttttttatcagccactTAAGTTAAGTATATCCATTATAAGTgacaatatttttcttatgaatATTTAGCATAATTGCATGCATGTCTaggattcaaaatttaaaaccattaattaaattaaaacactttCATGTCAATTGATTCAGACAATTGTTGTTGGTGGTGTTCTATTACTATTTCCATTCAATGATAGTTTTTGCATTTTAAGACAATTTCATTATTTAAGGTTCTATATGATATCGTATATAATTGTCtctatgttttttatatatgcatgcatttaaaaaatacacattaaaatcaaagaaacgaacttttttgttttcttaaatttgtttataaaacattttacattttaaataaaaacactttCGACGGGTTTATTAGATCAACAAAATAGGAAAAGTTGTGTTTGAAAATCGAAACTAATCATAAGTAGCCCATACCTTCTAGCTAGGGTTTTTTTTATTCCGACTTTTAGTCTGAGgaggaaattttaatttcagaaTCGCGCTTTGTTTTGAGCAGAACCTATAGGACATTTGTCCTCCACTCCACATTTGTATTTGTTGTGTGCTAAATCATCATTTTGAGCAAAGATTTGACAGCACTAGAGTGCGAAAACATAAACTATATATTAACTACCTTTAAGCCTTGGAATTTGTTTGACTGGTGTTTAATTGGAAGATCGAAGTCCACTTTACAGAATTGGTAATTGAATTAATGAAATGATAGAATATATATTCATCACCTCACCATAATTAATCAGAAATGAATATGTTTCATTAACCAGCCAAAACCAAGGGACCAAGCTTTTACCATATTGATAccatgttagatttcatttcAAAACCAATTAAcattaagtgaagttgtccaACAGGTATATAAACTGCATTTCAAGAATTGAGACAGTCGACGTGAGACTTGAATATTTTTCcaataatatatacaaaaagCCTCATAAACATATACACAGCCGGATGTAGTTGTTCTATTACATAccaattttagaaaattaattttgaagtatttgaattggatggaaaaagaaaatagcTTTGATATATTCCAAATTTTTATACTCATTTCATctctaattataagattttttagaaaaatatgtatattcctttttataagatcattttttaatttttagatgcattaattattttttctttatatatttttatttaattattttctttccaaaCATTAACGAGAAACAAGTAAGTgaatagagagaaaataaatagataattttGGAATCACAATACaaataattgacaaatttaatgTGATAATTACTTTTCTTAAGAGGTGCGAATTagttaaaagaattttataattagaaataaagagagtacataacaaggacgtataaaaatttaacatgaaaaatatgtatgtattaatatataataaagtttGATATTTTTCACTAACTTGAATAccactttttattaaaaaaattgttatgtaTTCATGATACTTACAAGATAATGATAAATTGTTGAGAGAAAATTGTAAATcataatttaactaaaaaaacaattatttcatATTGTGTATAAAGACACTTCTCACACGAGAGGTACTAGGAGTAATTACATCTATTTTTTCACCCCTAAATCTCAAAAGTCTTAAAGTTAAAAATGTCTAAAGTGTTCAAGACATTCTAGAGTGAGTGTGAACCTAAGGTGACAAAGGGGGTTGTCCATATTTATTGGATGTGATTGAGCCAAAGCTTTGAAGCTTAATCATCATATGCTAGAGAACATAAAAAAGTCAGGATTAAAAGACCTACTTATCTTACTATGATCAACTTACTCAATGTGATCAATTGGCCTATTTGACCAAAAGGTCCAACCCCTCTCAAGCATCAAACTTGAAAGGCGAGAACATCTGTTGGACAATccaaagtttaaaatttttcaagTGTCAGAACATGAAAGGCTAAACACTTATTATACTTGATTAATAAATATACTTGATGTGATGATTTACAACTCTTTAAACATTAAGCCAAAAAAACATGAacacttattatatttaaaagacCTAGTTGGTGTGACTAACaaatattaatcaaataattatgtgtaaatgatttttcttatttatttacaaagtatttaataaatttggATTGTCAAATACTAAATtctaaattaagaataaaagtttagtcaaatgattaattatataaatcgtAATAATTCAATTCCTCACTTCAAAAAGGTTGAATGTATAAAAGCATAAttactctttattttaaaacatgtcATGATTATggaatatgatttttatatatacacacatacacTAATCAATTGGTAAATCATAACttggaataatatatatatatataggggtGCAAGTGTGCAACTACAACAACTAATCTAACTAGGGCACCCTTGCCTAACAACCCAATTTCATGTTTGTCCTCCGGAACATCTCAGATTCCACGTACACGGACTTAtcgatatattttattttattaaacataaaaaatgaagaaaaaaaagtcatcTGCAACTAAAATTACTTCCTTGATCACTGCAATGAGCCTGAACTTTCCTAAAGGCTTCTTTCATAAAAATAGGCTACTTCAATTCAGTGCTCAAAAACTCAAAAGCCACCGTATTGAAACTGGCTAGCTCCATAATTTCTCAAGTACTGTTCTGCTCCCACTGTTACATCGTCTTGCTCTTCATGCAATCGCAACTCTTCAATCTACACGATGAACACAGAATTATATCAACACCCCTTCAACTACGTAATCAACAATGTGCTCCCTATTGTCACTGTAAGAATAGTTAAATATCCTAATTAATTACATCCAGTTTCCACTGATatttacagaaaaagaaaattgagaagtaaaataaattgatcttctcatatacattaaaattaaattatgtatgCAAACTTTTAGAGAAAttagatgataatttttttaaaaaaatgcatattttttatcttgttattttaCCAGCTTTAATTCATTTTTGCTAATTAAAATCGAGAAAACAACAAAGTTACTAGTGATATTTACCCAGAAATCGACATCATCTTCATCTCGGGTAGAACATGAAACCTTGAGAGTCTCGCTGGACTCGTCGTTGCGGGCAAATCTGCCACGAATGCGTGGTCGATTATCTGCTAGTGTTTTTCGGCATGCATACTGGTAAccacataaaaacaaaaattcagaCACCTTTAATTCTTTTCCCCCTACTATTACTTCTCTTAATAACACATATTTACGCAGCTTGTATTTCATTTCATGCATTGAACCACAAGAAATAGTACTTTTTGATTTGTTACTCTTTCCTTAATTACCTTAATGGTTTTGTTGAAGTTCCTCTGGTTTCTCTTGGCTCTGTATTTAgaaattctttcttttctttcctccgCACTGTAACGCCCTACTTTGAAGTTCGATTCcttcaacaaataaaacaaGCTTCAATCAAACcaacttttaaagaaaaattatacaaataaaaataacaagcaAATTAGAATAATTACTGTATCATGATGTTTATTAACAGACAATAATGAGATACAACAATTCACTCTCTTATAACCTAACGATGAATCAAGGCTTAAATTATCATTAGAAGAACTATAACATTTAATATCTGACATTCATTCGAACAAGattgtttttgaaagaaaatataatttataataaaaaaagaagagttgTTGGGgtgttattatttttacctgCAAATCGCCTGTGCTGCAAACCCTTCTCATTTGTCCACCAAAGACAGTGTTGTCTTCAGGGGAACTCATCTCATGCCTTTGAAATTTTGGAGAATCCTCGCGAGGGTCACTGTAAGCTGGTTTCCCTTCGTATGAGTTGCTGCTGAAGCTCCTCTGCATGTACTTGGAAAAATTCTCAGCACCACTATAACTGTGAGGAAGGAGTTGCTGACTGTATGCATAATCACCACCCATTTGGCATTCCTCAGTTTTCATTTCTGACCCATCAAAAGCTGAGAAACTCCCAAATTCATTTGCCAAGTTTTGGCCATTTGACAGAGACTGCAAGCGGTTAGCATGATAAAGACTAAGGCTTTCCAAGTGGGAACTTGGaggggagaaagagaaaaaagaaggggAAAATGGGTCGAGAGCGTTAGAAAGAGCATTATTATTGCAATTCTCTTGAGAATTggcaaagaaaggaaaagattcTGAGATTAAAGGAAGGTCTCTAACTCCATCAGAGGAAACCAAGTCTGAGTTTGAATGTGAGTATAAGGTAGTGTCAAAAGCATAGAGATCAGAAGACATAGAGAGACAAATTTCCTAAGAGATCAATTCAACCTCTGAAATTAATCAGCACACAGAAAATGGTTATTGAAACAactcagtattttttttttcttttggttggtGACGGATGCTGTTTTGTCTtatgtatttgttttgttttctgagAGTACAATTCGAGCTTTGAACGATCAAATAGAAGGCATTGAACAACACTGACAAAGTTTCTCTCTTTAACGACGACGCCGCAGATTGATCATAGTTGAGAGTACTGCATCCCTTATTTATAACAAGGAAATGCTAAAAGCAGTAAGCtacacccttttttttttacaacttatTTCTATCTGAGACCatcttcaatctttttttttttttttacctgaaGAAAATAACAGAGTTTTATAACACGCAATCAACCCAACTAAATCTCTTGCTAGACCATCTTCAATCTAAcaagtaaaactaaaattaaacaatttcttAGAAAAATGACAACCCTGTCTTAATTgcaataattactttttatgaGATTGTTTAACTCATTTTACTTTAGTAAAACAGGTCACACAATTACatattactttttatataattcaacaacttttttttttctttaattcaacaacttaaatttttttagctaAATAAGCTTAACAAATAACCTTACATCCTTATATTTTAGtaacaatgatttttattttataagtgatctcataatatatatatttttataatttttgaatgACCTTAAACACCGGTGTTTAAATAAGCATCTGATGCTTAATAGGAGTTTGCCTCCAATGGTTGAATCATGAATGCTTAACAAAGACTCATTCTTAACAAGAATATCACCCTTTTAAGAATTCCGATAGAGATGGTCTGAGGCTTAGTTTTATCAAGGGTTTTTTTTACAGCAAATCATCCTTGAAACTTTGTCATTTTCTCCTTTCGTAGACGTTTTAGTATTTCTCTTTATGGTATATGTTTAGTATTTCTCTTTTGTTCTTGGCTTAGCATTTCGCTTCCTTCTTTCTAATGTACCACATTTTTATGGTAAACGTTTAGTTCTAAATTCTCCAAGGTCGCTTGGTGGACCCTTTTTAAATTCAACCATTCACCACGAAATAATTAACGAGCGGAATATACGAACTTTTACGTGCAcgaatattttgaattaaataataataaataaataaataaaacattatgatttttttacgaAATACAGTTCGTGCCCACTtaagtaaaacattttctttcaaattagTAATTTCTGTTTTAAATTACCCCCCTCTCCTCGAAATTActgacttttttattttctaagttgGGTGTGGGGTGTAgaactttttctctctcttttcaacggtgttttagtttttaaaaaatttcattttcatttatagtcataagttttaaaagtatttGTAATTATTCTTTACTCAGTAAATTTCCTGTAATAGAATGACAGTAGTCATCAATAGAATTTCTTACAGGTTACATTATTTTTAGCTCGCCTTAGCTCGTTGGCCTATTGGTCAAGGCTAAATTGacccatatttttttaaaattaataataataataataataatttttaatgctCTATTTGGCTTGCTTGACTCACCGAATTAGGACAAAATGAACCAGTTCTATTTGAGCTTTCAATTTTAAAGTCCGGTCCAATCTGGTTTATCAACTATCAGGTAGATTTTAACGACTCTAACCAACGAGAACTTTACCATAAAATAAGCTAGAATATTATTGCATTTTATAAGATTTATGAagtaaaagaagataaaattttgCACTGAAAATTATAAGTTTGATCTTTCttatatgaattaaaagcaTGACAAATTTGGGgggaaaacattttttaaaaataaaataaaagaagaagagagagagtgaaaattttaaaatgaaagtgAAAGTTAACTTTGTAGAGAGTGACAGAGAgttaagaagaaaatgaaatgtgGAGAAGcaggataattaattaataaaattctaAGATAATAGTGTTTAACAAAAAgtgtaaattaaaataggatATCCCCATTATAATggttaatttgttatatattttatattgtagatattatttttttaagtattttcacATGATTTCAATTTTGATGTAGAGTTGTTAATCAATCGGAAATAATTTTATGCAAGACTTTAAAGTAGTAATTAGATCACattgtaagaaaaattatactgtgagatttatttttttcttagacTGAGatatattcttttcatttttattttcttacaacaaaatcataatcctgTGTATGAAAATCCATAAGTCCAAAGAGGAGGATGCTATTAAACTTGAATTTGAAAAGTAAGTATAGTAAATTAATTTGAGAtgtgatgaaataaagtaaaatatatatatatatatatatatatatatatatatatatatatatatatatatatatatatatatatatatatatatatatatatatatatattatcattgtttaaatatttttgtatcgTAAATTTTTTTTGACTGAATTTTTGTATCGTATCTCATCATGTTTTATGGGAAATAAgcattaaataaatagagtGAAAGTAAAATACAGCGCATTGGATTAGTTaacaattcaaataataattaatatactaatatcCTTTTATTTCACCCTATTAAAATGAATCTAAAGTCTAAACATGACTTCACgagtcattttcatttttcgcAACAAAGAACAACGTGCTAATATAGGATGACTAATACACACAACAATCATAGTAAACACTAATTATGTAATAATTGTAAAATTagagttaatttgatagtctattttgattaagaatgattataatttcttcactttattattatttttaatgaagaaattaatatctttctaattttttattagcagaagtcaaaagaaaaaaaatttaagtattttagagataaattgatgcaaaaatggaaagaaaaaacctTGAAGAAAGTTAAAGATTGAGACAGTTCGCTTAACGCACAAGACATGCTCAACGCGTTTTCTCGTTTAGCAGTCACCTCGTACTCAAACGCAAAAAAGGCACACGAAGAAGCCAAAAGACGGGCTTAGCGCGACCTTTCGCGCTAAGCACGAGATC from Glycine soja cultivar W05 chromosome 8, ASM419377v2, whole genome shotgun sequence includes:
- the LOC114424476 gene encoding zinc finger protein HD1-like isoform X1, with product MSSDLYAFDTTLYSHSNSDLVSSDGVRDLPLISESFPFFANSQENCNNNALSNALDPFSPSFFSFSPPSSHLESLSLYHANRLQSLSNGQNLANEFGSFSAFDGSEMKTEECQMGGDYAYSQQLLPHSYSGAENFSKYMQRSFSSNSYEGKPAYSDPREDSPKFQRHEMSSPEDNTVFGGQMRRVCSTGDLQESNFKVGRYSAEERKERISKYRAKRNQRNFNKTIKYACRKTLADNRPRIRGRFARNDESSETLKVSCSTRDEDDVDFWIEELRLHEEQDDVTVGAEQYLRNYGASQFQYGGF
- the LOC114424476 gene encoding zinc finger protein HD1-like isoform X2 translates to MSSDLYAFDTTLYSHSNSDLVSSDGVRDLPLISESFPFFANSQENCNNNALSNALDPFSPSFFSFSPPSSHLESLSLYHANRLQSLSNGQNLANEFGSFSAFDGSEMKTEECQMGGDYAYSQQLLPHSYSGAENFSKYMQRSFSSNSYEGKPAYSDPREDSPKFQRHEMSSPEDNTVFGGQMRRVCSTGDLQESNFKVGRYSAEERKERISKYRAKRNQRNFNKTIKYACRKTLADNRPRIRGRFARNDESSETLKVSCSTRDEDDVDFW